Below is a genomic region from Triticum dicoccoides isolate Atlit2015 ecotype Zavitan chromosome 5A, WEW_v2.0, whole genome shotgun sequence.
GGTGTCTGAGGCGGCTTGGTCGTGCTGCCTTCTTCAGATGAAATGGCTGCTGGCTTCAGGAAGAGGCAGACGGCCGCGCAATCATCGACCATCGACGTCGGGAACTTCCGGCGCCACGCACGAACCGCCCGGTCCACGAGCTGCTTTGCCGCCTTTGAGCGGTCGGAGACCGACGAGACGATCTTGACCACCTCCTTGTTGGACAGCACGTCCCATATCTGCAACACTGTGTGGTTAGATAAGAAGATACAGAGACGAGTCTACTTCAGTTAACAGTTGCTTGATGTCAACCTGATCATAAAGGATTTGATTTATGTTATCTTAATTTCAGTTGCAATAGTACCAGCAGAAACTGTTCTTAATTGAAGGAAGTTGGAGCGTGATTGGAATGTACTAATGGACATGAAACTAGAGGGAAAATCCGGAAAGAAATCCACTCTTGTTACCCCATCAGTGGCGAGCACCAAGAAGTCATCCTTTTCAGAGAGCTTCCTGTAGTACACTTCGGGTGTGCAGATGAGCCCATGGTTCTTGAGGCAGAAGTCTCCGAAAGCCCTCGCCATGGCGAGGCCTGGCGCGTCCTGGTCCGGCAACCACAGCCTAGGCACGTCGGGCTCATCGTCCATGGCGAAAATTCTCCCCTTGCAGATCAGGATCCTCTCAGCCTCACCTACGACAAGTCCAGAGAATACATTGCAAGTTGCAGTTAACAAGTGTACATACCACCTACAGGCAAGTATGACATGAGAAATTCAGAGGCTGACCAGGAAGATCTGGCTTCAAGTCGGTGGTGATTTGCACCGAAACCGGGCGGCCCTTGCTGTCCCGCGTGCAAAGAACAGCGCGCGAATCGCCTAAATTGGCAATGATCAAGTGATCACcctgtatacaaaaaatatatagCAACAatcgaaattttcaaaaaaaatccttcgGCCGAAATGCAAACTGGAACCACTGAAATTCGGTAATTTCGGTAGGTGCTGAAATATTTCTGAAACTGAAATTTAAAACCATCTACTATCTACCTGCCTAACGACGGTGACAGCAGTGGTGCCACTGCAAAGGCAGTCGATCCCGGAGTGCTGCCTCAGCTCCTCGTCGACGTCCTCGAACGCCTTCACGATCAAGCTCTTCCACGAGGACAGCAGCTGGTTCTCGTCGCTGGCGTCGCTGGACGAGGTGCAATCCGACTTGTCGAACGAGTCCACGTCCGCGTTGCTGTTGCTGGAGGGGGCGTCGTCCTCAGTGCTCGGTGCCAGGGAGGCGGACAGCTTCTTGGGAAGGGAGTCCCGGACATGCCGGGCGACGTCCCGGCCGAGGGGCCCGTGCCCGTCGAACACCCCGCAGAAGATCTGGCCCTTGTGCCCGGCGAAGTCCTGATCATCTTGTCACATCAAGATTATCTTATGTCTCAAGTAAATTTTGCACTTAATCTAGCAGCTAGGCCATGCTGATACTACTATCTGCCACGGATTTCAGTTGCTAATGCTGCATTCATGCTGCTATTAGTACACTGGTGAGCAATAAATATGTCATGAGAGTAAGTGGAGTACGTACTACATAGGAGATCTATGTAATCCAGGGCAATGGTGAGCAATCAAGATGGTGAGGTACACGCATGGTGATTACAGTATCTCAGGTGTAGTGCAGGTTCCAGAGGTTTTCAGTTTGAGCGAAGCTAGCAGAGATGGACCTAGTACTACTGCAAAAAGCTGCCGATTCAACTTGCAGTGAAGAAAAGAACATGTCTCCATGGCTACAAGGAAGGGGAGGGGAGGGAAGGAAAGGAAAGCTTGACCTTACCTGGCAGGCGGCCATGGCGTCCTGGTTGACGCCCTTCCAGCCTTGCTTGGTGTGCATGGACACCCCAGCGGCGCCGGCGAGCTGCTCCTGCAAGAAGTCGTCGTGCTTCCACGGGAACCACCCCTCCGTCTCCTCgagctccctcccccctccttccctGCTGCAGCAGATCCCCATTGCCGCGGCCAAATCTCGGCAGCAGCTACCACCTAGCTAGCTCGCTCCTGCAGCTGCAAGCACTGGTGCACGGGACGGGATGGGCATCTCGGAGTTTAATGCGCGCGGGCGGGCGGGCGTGTGtgcgtgagcgagcgagcgagagagtgAGTGGGGGTGAATGGATGTTTATCTCGCCATTTATAGCGTTGGGGCGCCATTAATGGCGAGAGGACATGGGCGCCCCGTCCTGGAGGTAGATGGGGACGGACGCCGCTAATGGTGGTGACGCGGCCGCATTCAATGCTCCTCAGCAACTCTTGTTGCCTGTAGCTGTGGGCGCCAACGTGAGATGCCTGACTCCTGCGCCCGTCGTCGTCTTCAATGCGCATCTCACTGGCTCTGGCTGGGCGTCAGAGGAGGCTCACCTGCCTCTCCATGAAAATCCTTGCGAGTTTGCAGTGCCATAACGCGCTTGGTGCCGCTCGCCGCTGGCCTAACGTCCATGAATTCTGAGCTCTAGCCAGTGTTGCAGTTTGCAGGTAGCAGCGGTCGCTGCCAAAGTGCCTTGTTTGGGCTAGGCCTGATGATAATTCTTGGCTCGGACAAGTCTGATCTGGAAATGTCAAAGCCTGGCCAGGCCCGGCCCAGCCCAGCCCGAAATATGTGAAAAATGTCTTTTCCTTCTTAATTTAATGACACGCTAGGCGTCACATCCGGCATGAATCAGTTGGCGATTAAGTATGGCCAGTGCTATGCGCCAACCGACTATAGTAGCGAAAACATAAACCGCCTCTACAGCCGTTCAATAAGGCAGTGTGTGACCCTCTGATCGTCTTCCGTTCGCTTGTAGCTTGCACAAGAAACACCCTTATTCGTCTCCTCCTGTCACAGTGTTGATCGTCGACTTGCACAAGTACACGTCCATGCTAGCAGGCAGCCGCCACCATCGTCGCAGCGTTGACCATCGCTTTGCACCTTGTAGCCTGTTCGTAGCATCCATCATTGCCAACATTGCATGACGCCTCAAGCTCTGATGGTCCCTTGCATCACCACCGACATTCCCCTCAAAGCTTCAATGATTCATGTTGCCAAGAAGTTCATCGGCCGTCCAATTGGCAACACATCAGATGGACTGCATATTGCTTCGCTTCTCCCAGCATCACACAAATGCAGCATCTCGCCAACCCGCAGCTCGTGGACTATCATCTCCGGTGGTATCGTTGATCGCTGGCAGCACTACTTTGCAACATCACCGATAGCATCGCCAATTGCGTCGCAGCATGACGTCGTCCTTCGCAGAAGCAGGTGATGCTGCTCATCGGTCACCCCTCGCTTGCTCACGGCATGCTCTTCTCCCTACATAGTCGCCCTCGGAAGCATCATCGAACATGTTGTGGCATGTCAGCGACCTTTCCCACTGTCTCTACCCCAATTGTCGCCTCCCCCATCGTTCCGACTTGTTCCGCCGTCCACCGCCACGATGGAGCCATCATTGGATGAACCTAACGGAGATGATCGTTATCCCGCCAAAGTCGgaggacctggtggtggtggtcgcccgtGAGGCTGTGTTCACGGAACACAACAAGGAGGATGAATTGCTATGTGAGGCATAGTGTGCATGTTTGGTTCCACAAGCAAAAGCACTATGATCCCTACCATAAGGAAGTGATCCATCAACACAATGAAAGTCGCTCGCCAATCTACGGTACACCATTCAAGAGCAAGTCAAACAATCTTGCGGCCTCTACAATCAAGTGAAATCCCTGGTGGCAGGTGGCAGAACAAGCCAACAACTCGTAAGTTTTGTGGCTTGTTGAACTTGTTGACCCTCCATTGTCTTGTtgggggaatgtagtatttcaaaaaaattcctattatcacgcaagatctatctaggagaagcatagcaatgagaggagagagtgtgtccacgtaccctcgtagatcgaaagcggaagcatttagtaacgcggttgatgtagtcgaacgtcttcatgatccaaccgatccaagtaccgaacgtacggcacctccgtgttcagcacatgttcagctcgatggcgtcccttgatctcttgatccagttgaggatgagggagagttccgtcagcacggcggcgtgatgacggtgatgatgaagttaccggcgcagggcttcgcctaagcactacaaccagatgaccgaggtgtgtaactgtgaaggggggcatcgcacacggctaagagaagacttggtgtgccattggagtgcccccctcccacgtatataaaggggggaggagaggtggacGGCCCAAGAGggacgcgccatggggggagtcctacttggactcccggtccaagtaggattcgatccccccctttcctagtccaagtaggagaagaagggaaggaggaagagaagagaaggaaggaggggggcgccgccccctccccttgtccaattcagactgggcAAGGGGGGGCACCTCTGGTcggcccttgatacgtctccgttgtatctacttttccaaacactttttcccttgttttggactctaacttgcatgatttgaatggaactaacccggactgacgttgttttcagcagaattaccatggtgttatttatgtgcaggaacaaacgttctcggaatgacctgaaactttacggagctacttttcagaaaataagaaaaatacctgccaaagatgaaggccagggggcctacCACATGTCcactagggtgggggcgcgccccctgcctcgtgggccccctgttgcctctccgactccaactccaactctatatattgtgtttcggggagaaaaaaatcagagagaagtaatcatcgcgttttatgatacggagccgccaccaagccctaaaacctctcgggagggctgatccggagtccgttcgaggctccggagaggggaatccatcgccatcgtcatcatcaaccatcctccatcaccaatttcatgatgctcaccgcagagcgtgagtaattccatcgtaggcttgttggacggtgatgggttgtatgggatctatcatgtaatcgagttagttttgttagggtttgatccctagtgtccactatgttctgagattgatgttgctatgactttgctatgcttaatgcttgtcactagggcccgagtgccatgatttcagatttgaacctattatgttttcatcaatatatgagagttcttgatcctatcttgcaagtctatagtcacctattatgtgttatgatccgttaaccccgaagtgacaataatcgggatatttaccggtgatgaccgtagtttgaggagttcatgtattcactatgtgttaatgctttgttccgattgtctactaaaaggaggccttaatatctcttagtttccgcaaggaccccgctgccacgggagggtaggacaaaagatgtcatgcaagttcttttccataagcatgtatgactatattcggaatacatgcctacattatatcaatgaactggagctagttctgtgtcaccctaggttatgactgttacatgatgaaccgcatccggcataattctccgtcactgatccattgcctacgggctttccatatattgttcttcgcttatttactttcctgttgctattgctatcatcactacaaaataccaaaaacattgcttttctactgttaccttttgctaccgttatcactactatcatattactttgctactaaacactttgctgcagatattaagtttccaggtgtggttgaattgacaactcagctgctaatacttgagagtattctttggctccccttgtgtcgaatcaataaatttgggttgaatactttaccctcgaaaactgttgcgatcccctatacttgtgggttatcaagactattttctggcgccgttgccggggagcatagctctattctatgagtcacttgggatatatattggcttatcattatgaagaacttgagagatccaaacaccaagatctatccctcaactacgaggggaggtaaggaactgccatctagctctgcacttgattcaccttctgttttgagtaagcttgcgacacctacacctgcttctgttgttcgttctgatatgtcgcatgttattgatgatgccacttctgctatgcatgatacttatgatgaaactacctctatgcctgatactactgtgccacttagtgattttcttgatgaacaaattgctagggctagagagattgaaaatattgaatctgataatactgatgaaagtgatgatgaagaatcacttgttattcctgagggttatgtttttgatcaagaagcttctttagctattttagcttgcaaagatagttatgaacttaggttattagctaaatggaataagcaatccctaaatgctagaatgaaacctgaccctgcttttgctacttcacctatctttgttactgataaggattatgaattctctgttgatcctgatataattactttggttgaatctgatcctttttatggttatgaatctgaaactgttgtggcacatcttactaaactgaatgatatagccaccctgttcactaaagatgagagaactcgttaattttacatccttaaaatattttcgttctcattaaagggtgatgctaagatatggtttaattctcttgatcctggttgtgtgcttagtccccaggatatgatttattacttctctgctaaatatttcactgctcataagaaacaagctgctttaagggatatatataattttgtgcaaattgaagaagagagtctcccacaagcttgggggaggcttctccaattacttaatactttgcctgatcatcctcttaagaaaaatgaaatacctgttatcttttataatggactaactgatgcctccagagattacctagatagttgtgttggttatgttttcagggaaagaacgccagatgaagctgaaattatattgaataatatgttgacaaatgaaaataattggacacctcggagcaaattcctgagcctattcctaaaccaactccgaagaagaggggtattctatttctcagtcctgaagatatgcaagaggcaaagaaatctatgaaagaaaaaagtattaaagctgaagatgttaagaatttacctcctattgaagaaatacatggtcttaatttaccacctgttgaagaaacacatgatcttaatccattacctattgaagaagtacatggtcttgataacccgacacaggtagtaaaggtaaattctctctatagatatgataaagttgaaatcccatttactaagtttgctagcccatgcttagatgagtttgataaatttatggctaagcaagaagattttaatgcttattttggaagacaattgaaatacaattcaaatatgcttgaacacttgggtgattatatggctaatgtcaaaggtgaacttaaacttattagtaaacatgcttctatggttaccactcaagtagaacaagtacttaaggctcaaaatgatttgctcaatgaattgaatagtaaagataatgataatgatgttagagttatgactagaggtggtagaatgactcagga
It encodes:
- the LOC119300982 gene encoding probable protein phosphatase 2C 73 — translated: MGICCSREGGGRELEETEGWFPWKHDDFLQEQLAGAAGVSMHTKQGWKGVNQDAMAACQDFAGHKGQIFCGVFDGHGPLGRDVARHVRDSLPKKLSASLAPSTEDDAPSSNSNADVDSFDKSDCTSSSDASDENQLLSSWKSLIVKAFEDVDEELRQHSGIDCLCSGTTAVTVVRQGDHLIIANLGDSRAVLCTRDSKGRPVSVQITTDLKPDLPGEAERILICKGRIFAMDDEPDVPRLWLPDQDAPGLAMARAFGDFCLKNHGLICTPEVYYRKLSEKDDFLVLATDGIWDVLSNKEVVKIVSSVSDRSKAAKQLVDRAVRAWRRKFPTSMVDDCAAVCLFLKPAAISSEEGSTTKPPQTPVLSFTGSFRKALGGGEAEEGTAVWRALEGVARVNSVIRLPRMLSRRWRSASMDENNDQESSKAD